The Rhinolophus ferrumequinum isolate MPI-CBG mRhiFer1 chromosome 4, mRhiFer1_v1.p, whole genome shotgun sequence genome has a window encoding:
- the LEPROTL1 gene encoding leptin receptor overlapping transcript-like 1 yields the protein MAGIKALISLSFGGAIGLMFLMLGCALPIYNQYWPLFVLFFYILSPIPYCIARRLVDDTDAMSNACKELAIFLTTGIVVSAFGLPVVFARAHLIEWGACALVLTGNTVIFATILGFFLVFGSNDDFSWQQW from the exons CTTTGATTAGTTTGTCCTTTGGAGGAGCAATTGGGCTGATGTTTTTGATGCTTGGATGTGCCCTTCCAATATACAA ccaATACTGGCccctctttgttctctttttttacatCCTTTCACCAATTCCATACTGCATAGCCAGAAGATTAGTGGATGATACAGACGCTATGAGTAATGCTTGTAAGGAACTTGCCATATTTCTTACAACAGGCATTGTTGTCTCAGCTTTTGGACTCCCTGTTGTATTTGCCAGAGCACATCTG ATTGAGTGGGGAGCTTGTGCACTTGTTCTCACAGGAAACACAGTCATCTTTGCAACTATACTGGGCTTTTTCTTGGTCTTTGGAAGCAATGACGACTTCAGCTGGCAGCAGTGGTGA